One Microplitis mediator isolate UGA2020A chromosome 3, iyMicMedi2.1, whole genome shotgun sequence DNA segment encodes these proteins:
- the LOC130665184 gene encoding speckle-type POZ protein-like A isoform X2 has product MERGYTTISENNIVFKWKIDQIDFIITSQTDLTFNSSEFSSRSKVKDRWCLKSIFDSTEYVDFYLCLKSDHHDLKTKFSFFLLDSKKEKVYIAKYQELFSKGERKCYSLGKQNLLDKKNRNLPGDTLTVGIDLTVYGSPITISTKFELNIPKRPMAHDFTEIYNSGIGSDVVINVGDTNFEAHKSILMARSPVFAAMFSHDMIEKKESKISISIPDITPRVFEKVLEYIYTDKVTGLDEINVDLLKAADKYQLRSLKNICQESLENVIDNLDFEELEKSQLSLALKLMKGFILKNAQRAGIPDPIAK; this is encoded by the exons atggaaAGAGGTTATACTACgataagtgaaaataatatcgtTTTCAAATGGAAGATTGATCAAATTGATTTTATCATCACTAGTCAAACTGATTTGACTTTTAATTCTTCTGAATTCTCATCAAGATCTAAAGTCAAAGACAGATGGTGTCTTAAATCAATCTTTGATTCTACAGAATATGTAGACTTTTACTTGTGTTTAAAAAGTGATCATCACgatttgaaaacaaaattttcattttttcttttggatagtaagaaagaaaaagtttatatCGCAAAGTATCAAGAACTTTTCAGTAAAGGAGAAAGAAAGTGTTATTCTTTaggaaaacaaaatttactggacaaaaaaaatcgaaatttaccTGGAGATACTTTGACAGTGGGTATTGATCTTACTGTGTATGGCAGCCCTATTACAatttccacaaaatttgaattaaatattccAAAACGTCCAATGGCTCATGACTTCACAGAGATTTATAACTCTGGAATCGGCAGCGATGTTGTTATAAATGTGGGCGATACTAATTTTGAAGCTCACAAAAGCATTCTGATGGCGCGAAGTCCTGTTTTTGCCGCAATGTTTTCTCATGATATGATTGAGAAGAAAGAAAgtaaaatatcaatatcaatACCAGACATTACTCCAAGGGTATTCGAAAAAGTCCTTGAGTACATTTACACCGATAAAGTAACTGGTCTGGATGAAATTAATGTTGATTTATTAAAAGCTGCGGACAAATATCAACTACGatcacttaaaaatatttgtcaggAATCGCTTG aaaatGTCATTGATAATCTGGATTTTGAAGAATTAGAGAAATCACAACTTTCTCTAGCATTGAAACTGATGAAAGGattcattttgaaaaatgctCAAAGAGCTGGTATTCCTGATCCAATTGCAAAGTG a
- the LOC130665184 gene encoding speckle-type POZ protein-like A isoform X1, translating to MERGYTTISENNIVFKWKIDQIDFIITSQTDLTFNSSEFSSRSKVKDRWCLKSIFDSTEYVDFYLCLKSDHHDLKTKFSFFLLDSKKEKVYIAKYQELFSKGERKCYSLGKQNLLDKKNRNLPGDTLTVGIDLTVYGSPITISTKFELNIPKRPMAHDFTEIYNSGIGSDVVINVGDTNFEAHKSILMARSPVFAAMFSHDMIEKKESKISISIPDITPRVFEKVLEYIYTDKVTGLDEINVDLLKAADKYQLRSLKNICQESLGKILTLENVVYFMALADLYNATHLFRFTTNFLVLNIENVIDNLDFEELEKSQLSLALKLMKGFILKNAQRAGIPDPIAK from the exons atggaaAGAGGTTATACTACgataagtgaaaataatatcgtTTTCAAATGGAAGATTGATCAAATTGATTTTATCATCACTAGTCAAACTGATTTGACTTTTAATTCTTCTGAATTCTCATCAAGATCTAAAGTCAAAGACAGATGGTGTCTTAAATCAATCTTTGATTCTACAGAATATGTAGACTTTTACTTGTGTTTAAAAAGTGATCATCACgatttgaaaacaaaattttcattttttcttttggatagtaagaaagaaaaagtttatatCGCAAAGTATCAAGAACTTTTCAGTAAAGGAGAAAGAAAGTGTTATTCTTTaggaaaacaaaatttactggacaaaaaaaatcgaaatttaccTGGAGATACTTTGACAGTGGGTATTGATCTTACTGTGTATGGCAGCCCTATTACAatttccacaaaatttgaattaaatattccAAAACGTCCAATGGCTCATGACTTCACAGAGATTTATAACTCTGGAATCGGCAGCGATGTTGTTATAAATGTGGGCGATACTAATTTTGAAGCTCACAAAAGCATTCTGATGGCGCGAAGTCCTGTTTTTGCCGCAATGTTTTCTCATGATATGATTGAGAAGAAAGAAAgtaaaatatcaatatcaatACCAGACATTACTCCAAGGGTATTCGAAAAAGTCCTTGAGTACATTTACACCGATAAAGTAACTGGTCTGGATGAAATTAATGTTGATTTATTAAAAGCTGCGGACAAATATCAACTACGatcacttaaaaatatttgtcaggAATCGCTTGGTAAAATTTTGACTCTCGAAAATGTAGTTTATTTTATGGCTTTAGCTGATTTGTATAACGCCACTCATCTGTTTAGATTTACAactaattttttggttttaaatatagaaaatGTCATTGATAATCTGGATTTTGAAGAATTAGAGAAATCACAACTTTCTCTAGCATTGAAACTGATGAAAGGattcattttgaaaaatgctCAAAGAGCTGGTATTCCTGATCCAATTGCAAAGTG a